The Ascaphus truei isolate aAscTru1 chromosome 3, aAscTru1.hap1, whole genome shotgun sequence genome includes a region encoding these proteins:
- the LOC142490570 gene encoding uncharacterized protein LOC142490570, with the protein MLLLYIVAPGGHVSPEMEQVSSPGSASSTLLEEHHGDEDDEYDEDDATEETEIQSCDHEEVPIETVVPPNRPSTSTYDAIVASEGKIVDAENRRHSDMMTVLERMIGLQEETVSQLAHLHRVFIEVPKQLQKINTSFEALVVQQTQANYWRMTNVPQFNTSQPGSVHAGQFSPHSSDIHSPGPNVTGQVADIAVQVPDDILPLPSVQIQQQTPTKEATKTKQDTHETDQPSLVQCLPTCSHVSLGTSPVREQSLPKSPVGESLPKSPVGESLPKSPVAKR; encoded by the exons atgttattgttatatatagttgcccctggaggacatgtgtcacctgagatggaacaagtgtcttcacctgggtcagccagctcaacactactagaag aacatcatggtgatgaggatgatgagtatgatgaggatgacgccacagaagagactgaaatacaatcatgtgaccatgaagaggtgccaatagaaactgttgtaccgccaaatcgtccatcaacttccacatacgatgcaattgtagcttcagagggaaaaatagtggacgcagaaaatcgtcgccattcagacatgatgacagtgctggaaaggatgattggactgcaggaagaaacagtatcacaattggcacatctccacagagtcttcattgaagtgcctaaacagttgcaaaaaatcaacacctcattcgaagcattagttgttcagcaaacacaagctaattactggagaatgactaatgtaccacaattcaacacctcccagccaggatctgttcatgcaggtcagttttcaccacattcatctgatattcattcaccaggcccaaatgttaccggtcaagtagcagacattgctgtgcaggttcctgatgacatcctaccgctgccatctgtacaaattcagcagcagacacctacaaaggaggcgacaaaaacaaaacaagacacacatgaaacagaccaaccatcacttgtgcagtgtctaccaacttgctcacatgtgtcactgggcacaagccctgtccgtgaacagtcactacccaaaagccctgtaggtgagtcgctgcccaaaagccctgtaggtgaatcgctgcccaaaagccctgtag